The following coding sequences lie in one Dunckerocampus dactyliophorus isolate RoL2022-P2 chromosome 4, RoL_Ddac_1.1, whole genome shotgun sequence genomic window:
- the mapkapk5 gene encoding MAP kinase-activated protein kinase 5, whose product MTEDNSADNFIKETSILDEYSINWTQKLGAGISGPVRVCVKKSSQERLALKILIDRPKARNEVRLHMMCANHPNIVQILEVYANSVQFPHESSPRARLLIVMEMMEGGELFHRISQHRHFTEKMASQVTKQISQALEHCHSLNIAHRDLKPENLLFKDNSLDAPVKLCDFGFAKIDQGDLMTPQFTPYYVAPQVLEAQRRHQKEKSGIIPTSPTPYTYNKSCDLWSLGVIIYVMLCGYPPFYSKHHSRTIPKDMRKKIMMGSFDFPEDEWSQISEMAKDIVRKLLKVKPEERLTIEGVLSHPWLNCTEALDNVLPSAQMMMDKAVVAGIQQAHAEQLANMRIQDLNVSLKPLNSVNNPILRKRKLLGSKPSDGFFIHDPENGGEDSNVALEKLRDVIAQCILPQAGENEDEKLNVVMYEAWRFNRDCKLLRDGLQGLSWDGRAFSDKVDRLKLAEIVKQAIEERTNLEESH is encoded by the exons GGTTTGTGTGAAGAAATCATCTCAGGAACGCTTGGCCCTGAAGATCCTCATTGATCGCCCAAAGGCCAGAAATGAG GTGCGCCTCCATATGATGTGTGCCAACCACCCAAACATAGTGCAAATCTTGGAGGTGTACGCCAACAGTGTCCAGTTCCCACATGAGTCCAGCCCCAG AGCCCGGCTTCTGATCGTCATGGAGATGATGGAAGGCGGTGAACTGTTCCATAGAATCAGCCAGCACAGGCACTTCACTGAAAAGATGGCCAGCCAGGTCACAAAGCAG ATCAGTCAAGCCTTGGAACACTGTCACTCCCTAAATATTGCACATCGGGACCTGAAGCCAGAGAACCTGCTCTTCAAGGATAACTCTTTG GATGCTCCTGTGAAGCTGTGTGACTTCGGCTTTGCCAAAATCGATCAGGGGGACCTGATGACCCCTCAGTTCACTCCCTACTACGTAGCACCTCAG GTACTTGAGGCTCAAAGAAGGCACCAGAAAGAAAAGTCTGGAATCATACCTACCTCACCCACTCCTTATACCTACAACAAG agcTGTGACTTGTGGTCGCTGGGCGTCATCATATACGTGATGCTATGCGGCTATCCTCCGTTCTACTCCAAGCATCACAGTCGCACCATTCCTAAGGACATGCGGAAGAAGATCATGATGGGCAGCTTTGACTTCCCTGAAGACGAGTGGAGTCAGATCTCAGAGATGGCAAAGGACATTGTGCGCAA GCTGCTAAAGGTGAAGCCAGAGGAGAGGCTGACCATTGAGGGAGTCTTGTCTCATCCGTGGCTCAACTGCACTGAAGCCCTTGATAACGTGCTGCCCTCTGCACAGATGATGATGGACAAG GCGGTCGTCGCAGGAATCCAGCAGGCCCACGCGGAGCAGTTGGCCAACATGAGGATACAGGACCTGAACGTCAGCCTGAAACCTCTCAACTCTGTCAACAACCCAATCCTCAGGAAGCGGAAACTGCTTGG CTCTAAGCCCAGTGACGGTTTCTTCATTCACGACCCAGAGAACGGAGGCGAGGACTCCAACGTAGCGCTGGAAAAACTACGAGATGTCATTGCACAGTGCATCCTTCCACAGGCCG GCGAAAACGAGGACGAGAAGCTGAACGTGGTGATGTACGAAGCCTGGAGGTTCAACAGGGACTGTAAACTGCTACGAGACGGCCTGCAGGGTCTCAGCTGGGACG GTCGAGCCTTCTCCGACAAAGTGGACCGTTTGAAATTGGCTGAAATTGTGAAACAGGCCATCGAGGAGAGGACAAACCTGGAAGAGTCTCATTAG